In Gossypium hirsutum isolate 1008001.06 chromosome A10, Gossypium_hirsutum_v2.1, whole genome shotgun sequence, the DNA window catggaaaattaaatgtgaatatgatattgtattttattcgtttcaattgaactaaagctgttagtgaagcattttaatgcctatgttatatgagttcgatcttgaatgacatgatatacatgtttagataatttgaatgcaaggaatgtgtgaaagtgcaaattgtaataaatctgcttgggacagcaacagtagcatgattttggaaaatcaccataaattatggaaattgaattagaagctgaataaattatgtaattaaagcttaatgagtctagtttcttataaaagaaaccttgtaagcaaaagaattgtagataatgagatatttgaagtggcgtaagatagagtcaaaatgactttgaaatcccctgttctatttttagaaaatcattgtaaattgtacaatgatgattataagataaaatttatatacttagactccttaatgagtctagtttcaattgaaataaacgataacataattctaattctgtataatgagaaaattgattcgtagtgaagagcgGTCAGAATagttaaacagtgaaacaggggaaacttcaataaaaatctggtattgattggtcaaaccaaaaattctgaaaatttgatggatgtaagatatatgagtctattttcagggaaaattaacggcacttgatttggagtttcttagctccgttataaacaatttagtaactgttgctcaggaagacagcttgtagtgaatttgtgattttgttgtaaacatggttaaaactagttaatgagatgcttttcgagttcttatgatcttatttgtgatttgaatatttggttttaattgagttcaggtTCAAGTGagatgaatttgctaaatatgcattatgttcatggatacttggccaaaatggcaattacctaggaatgatttcttgaaaatttgaaataatcgatctataagtaaattaattgtttgcattgcttaaaatttactaagcattgaagcttactccgtgttctcttttccatttcttataggtttatcctttaattcgagttggaagagccggagatatcatcacactatcgagtcattatgtgagttgagaagattgtatatcatcatggtttaaggcatgtataggatagactataggtagaatgatatttcgactttgtatacattatagccatgcgaaaatggcttgctcattttgtttagagaagccttataattgaactaatgtgttgaaatgttttagttataacttgatagtagttattttgttattagatattcggctgtgttttgatagttagtcattttggaaatttataagagctcttatggaaaatcaatgagacaggtttgcattgttgataatttatgtctggtaagtatctttgaccttatagaagttttgttcagtcaagtaatacctcataaccttattctggcaacggatacgggttaggagtgttacaatatttattttgattttcttttagaattttagagaatttatataaatgtatttaattcaAAACACATGTAATGCGAAATgtcatgttttaattatttataaatgtcATGTCACACATTTAATAAATTGCACATGTTAACTTTACATTTAATATTAttggattaaattgattaatCGAACGTATTTTAAATACCTTTTATAAATACAGATATTACCATATCTCTTTCAaatagtaaatatttattttagtcttttaaatttttttataaatatttattttaattttttaaaattttttaaattataaattaaattaatggtaaaaaatatattttaatgttttaatgatgaaaaaatattagtttaatatctttaaaattttaaaataataaaaataaaattatattttaaccttttttataattttataatttaattttaacattcaAAGATAAATTTTTAGCTTCGTCaatcattataaattaaatcTTTTTAGAAAAGAGTGGGCATAATTTAAAagcaaaataatattttatgctTAAAATTTGTCTTCCGATATCAAAGGTAAGATCCGGCACTTGTGTGTTGTGACATTCACTTGATGGGCATGGAATCGTTAAGAAAATTGAGATGTCAAAATCCTTCagtagctttcaagcacaaagaAGATTCTCAAATCTCAACCAAATCTATTTTCTAAAATTACGtgaaatttttcttttataatttaattatttaactattcgaaaatttttatttaagttaataaattatttaaatttttttatttaaatcactagattaatttttttcgtttttataaaaaaagttccACCAATAAATTTCAAGTGACGATTCGACGATTAGTATGGTGAATCTGTACTCATTTACGAGTAGAAGAATATACTTCAGATCCAATTCGATCTGGCAGTCAGCGTCaaagatcaaagaaaaaaattgtttaaattttagtTCGTAAATTTGCAacgtttcatgaaaaaaaattgaactatagaaaaaagagaaaaaagcttaaaaaatcatatagcataaattttaacaatcaatgatttatatgaaaatttttaaatagttcagtatccaaattataacttttataactttttttaatagagtgaccaaaataaaacttaCTCTTAATTTAGTGGCCAATAATGGAAATTACCCTAAATATCAACACTACCTCTTAGGAGGATCATGAAGTAGTGCTACTACTTTTTATGTTTCTTGCGGAATAGCATCCGAATCTAGGAAATCTTGGGCTATCTTTACCTTAATGctaagaaaatatgaaatattcaaCTTAGGCCATTTCCTTTGCTCAAAGCAAAGCTCCAAAAACAAGGTAGGATACATTGGAAACTTGGCGATACATACTTTGCCTTTGCTGGCAATTACAATACAATACAATGCCTTAAAATTTAAGCCAAAATGCATAACTTTACCCTTTTTACCTTAGTTATCGAACtctaaaccaaaaccaaaaggTAAGCCGAAAAGGCAAGTCCAAGCCCTAACAATGTTTGAACCTTAGTTCTACTGGACCCCGAAAACCAAACACGAACATCATCCACCACCGGACCGCATAATGAGCTCATGTCGTCTGTTCGGGTATTGTAATACACGCTGTAGAATGCGATTCGTGTTCTCTCGGCTTTGGCCGTGAAGTTGACACTAGCGACTTGGAAGGTAGAGTTGGAGTCCGGAGTGTAGTGAAAATTTCGTGCTTGGTCTCCAGCAAAGGCCATGACAGCTAGTGGTTCCTTGCATTTGTCCCTAGCGTGGCCCAATGAAAAGGTCAAGCTGTATAGCTTGTTTGGTGTGGTTTCGACCATTTGTGAAATGATGCCTTCCTTGCCCGAGACTAACTCCACGGCACGTTTGCCTTCTGGGACTGCATAGTGATTGGAATCAATGTATCGAACCGCTCGGTTCGATTCGACCATCCATCCAGGTAATGGCGATGTCTCTTCGTCGAGGTTGGTTGGGAGGAGGACACCAAGAGATACGTTTTGGAACATCCATGGACCGAACTCGAAGCCACTGTTAACTACAGCATTGTCTGTAAAAACATTCCAACTTCAGTTCAATCGATTCCATCGGACCAATCgacttatttgatttaattaaataaattaataaaaatatataaatttaaaaataaattctcaccTTTGGGTTTATCAGGGGTGATGAGTTTCTTGATGGCTATATCATCGATGATGGGTCCACATTCCGGGTCATCTTCCATTCCCGGATTCCTAAAAATCAACCGGGCTTTATCCTCCTGCGCCtcaaaagaaatcgtgtaagggTCCCACCCTTGCACGTTGTACAATGTCTGCAGGTCCACCGTTTGCGATGCAGGTGGTACGGACACGTTCAGTGACTCCATCTGCGCGCAAGTGCGTGCCGCACTGAAAGTAACCGCGTACGCCGATCCTTTCTCAACCGTCACTTCCTGACTGATCTCCGCGTCGTTGCCCAATCTGACGGCGTGCTTGCCTCGGGGTACGATGAGTAGCATCCCGCCGCTCACTTTTTCACCGGCGGACACAAGCTTCACCGTATCCTTCGTGCTCCAGCTGGGGATCTCATTGGGTCCATCGGATATTGCCTCGCTTGGGAAGCCGCCGGACGGTGGCGTCTCGAAATCACCATTGGCCACCAGACCTACAAA includes these proteins:
- the LOC107935912 gene encoding uncharacterized protein, whose protein sequence is MDAAESWSRTKWVFHFMLIFAHFSLLSLAEDGLVANGDFETPPSGGFPSEAISDGPNEIPSWSTKDTVKLVSAGEKVSGGMLLIVPRGKHAVRLGNDAEISQEVTVEKGSAYAVTFSAARTCAQMESLNVSVPPASQTVDLQTLYNVQGWDPYTISFEAQEDKARLIFRNPGMEDDPECGPIIDDIAIKKLITPDKPKDNAVVNSGFEFGPWMFQNVSLGVLLPTNLDEETSPLPGWMVESNRAVRYIDSNHYAVPEGKRAVELVSGKEGIISQMVETTPNKLYSLTFSLGHARDKCKEPLAVMAFAGDQARNFHYTPDSNSTFQVASVNFTAKAERTRIAFYSVYYNTRTDDMSSLCGPVVDDVRVWFSGSSRTKVQTLLGLGLAFSAYLLVLV